One Chitinophaga sp. H8 DNA window includes the following coding sequences:
- a CDS encoding pyridoxine 5'-phosphate synthase: MTKLSVNINKFATLRNARGANLPDILKVAADCERFGADGITVHPRPDERHIRFQDVRDLKPLVTTEFNIEGYPSKDFMDLVLAVKPHQCTLVPDPPDAITSNTGWDTVQHQAFLKEVISTLKKAGIRVSIFLNAEVDKVAGAKSAGADRIELYTGPYAEEYTRARTQPQNLQLFNDYKNTAREATALGLDLNAGHDLNLDNLRFFKLHIPQLKEVSIGHALVCDAIYLGLENTIQLYKRQLVD; encoded by the coding sequence ATGACCAAGTTAAGTGTAAACATCAACAAGTTTGCTACCCTCCGCAATGCCAGAGGAGCTAACCTGCCGGATATATTAAAAGTGGCCGCAGATTGTGAACGTTTCGGTGCAGATGGTATCACCGTACATCCCCGCCCTGATGAACGTCATATCCGCTTTCAGGATGTACGTGACCTTAAGCCACTGGTAACAACGGAGTTCAATATTGAAGGATATCCTTCCAAAGATTTTATGGACCTTGTACTGGCGGTAAAACCACACCAATGTACCCTGGTACCGGATCCTCCGGATGCGATCACCTCCAATACCGGCTGGGATACCGTACAGCATCAGGCCTTTCTGAAAGAGGTGATCTCCACACTTAAGAAAGCGGGTATCCGGGTATCTATCTTCCTGAATGCCGAGGTGGATAAGGTAGCTGGTGCTAAAAGTGCCGGCGCCGACCGTATAGAGCTATATACCGGTCCTTATGCGGAAGAATATACCAGAGCACGTACCCAACCGCAAAACCTGCAGTTGTTTAACGACTATAAAAATACAGCCAGAGAGGCTACTGCTCTTGGATTGGATTTAAATGCGGGCCATGACCTCAACCTGGATAACCTTCGCTTTTTCAAGCTGCATATTCCACAGCTCAAAGAAGTATCTATTGGTCATGCACTGGTATGTGATGCTATTTATTTAGGGCTGGAGAACACGATACAACTATACAAAAGACAATTAGTGGATTAA